The genomic DNA GGCATGTCGTCGCATCGTCCGAGGACGAGTGTGGTTCCGGTAAGTGTCTTGGGCCGGGCGCGCCGCCGCCTCACCGCTCCCGACGGGCGAGTACGAGCCCGAGCCCGCACAGGAGCGCGGCGAGTACCGCCGGCAGGCCGAACCCGGGCTGCCCGTCGGTCGCGGTGACCGGCGCCGCCGTCGGACTCGGTGTCGCGGTGGCCGCCGGTGACGCGTCCGGGCTCGGTGTCGCGGTGGTCGTGGTTGTCGGGGTGGACGACGGTGACCCGGTCCGGGTCGGCGTTCCCGCGCCCCCACGCCGGGTCTCGCGGGCCGTCGCCGTGGGTGTGGGTGTCGCCGTGACCGTCGGTCCGGCGGTCGGCGTGGCCGTCGGTGTCGCCGTCGACCGGACCCGGAACGTCCCGACGTCCTGCTGGCGGCCGCCCTGGTACACCGTCAGGCGGTAGTTACCGGGCGGGAGCGCGTCGGCGTCGGGGCGGCGCTCGACGGTCGCGTTCGCGAAGGTGGCGCCGGTGGTCGCGTCGAACAGCTCGTCCGGCGGCGCCGAGCCCGCGACCGCCGTGTCGAACCGGAGTTCGCCGTAGTTGTTCTCGCGGGTGGTGGTGAACGTCGCGTTCGCGAGGAACGAGGCGTTCGCCGAGCCGATGCGGACGGTCACGCTCGGCTGGCAGCGGGTCAGGACGCCGATGCCGGCGGTCTCGCCGGGGTCGACGGTGACGGGTGACTCGTCGAGGAGGACCCTGGTCTCGGTGGTCGCATCCAGCCCGACGCGCTCGGTCGTCGTCGCGCCGGTCGAGACACCCTCGATGGTGAACTCGTACTCGCCGGCACGGCAGGCGAAGGTCGCGGGGAACTCCATCCCCAGCCGCCCGTCCGAGACGGGGACCCGGACGCCGTCGGCGGTCCCGGTCCCGCCGGTCAGGTCGGCGAGGGTGCCGAGGTCGAGGCGCTCGGAGCGGACGTAGACGGCGTCGTCGTCGCTGGCCCGAACGTTGAACGACGCGCTCCCGCCGTCCGCGCCGACCTCGACGGTCGTCTGCCGAGGGACGACGCGGAAGGTGCAGTCGAGCACCTCCCATGAGGCGTCGGAGGCGTTCCCGGTCCCGACCTGGTAGCCCGTCCCGTCGACCACGACCGGCGCCCCGCTCGCGTTGCGCAGGACGTAGACCCCCTGGAGGCCGCTCGTCGGGACCACTCCGGTCGCGTTCGCGTCGAGGGCGACCTCCTTCTCCGGCGGCGCGAGCGGCGGCGGGTCCTCCGTCGTGACCTCGTAGGTGGCGTTGGCGCTGCTGTTTGTGGCGCCGAAGAAGGCCTCCTGTCCCTCACAGTACGGCTCGCCGGAGGTGAGCGTCGCGTTCGAGTCGGTTCGGTCGTCGTCGATCGCCGCCGCGGGTGGCGCGAGCGCGAGTATCCCCACCACCACCAGCGCGACGACCAGGGAGGGAACGGGTCGCATATCCTCGGGTTCCACTCGCCTGTAAAGAAACCTCTGGACACTGCTACCGCGGCACGTGCGACCAGTAGGCTGACGACCCTGGCGTCCGGTTCCAGCCGCATGGACCCCGTGAACGCCGCCGACCTGGAGTGGACGGAGACCGAGGAGGGCGCGACCCACTTCCGCCGGAAGCAACTCGCCGCCGCTGCGGGTGGCGAGCGCATCGGGACGAGCCTCTACGAACTCCCGCCCGGCGCCCGCTCGTGGCCGCTCCACTACCACAGGGGCAACGAGGAGGCGTTCTTCGTGCTCGCCGGCGAGGGGCGGCTCCGGACCGACGAGACGGACGATGCCGAGGACGGCCACCCCGTCGAAGCGGGCGACTACGTCGCCTGCCCGGCCGACGAGCGTGGCGCCCACCAGCTCGTCAACACGGGCGAGGCACCGCTGCGCTTCCTGGCCGTCTCGACCATGCACGAGCCCGACGTGGCCGTCTACCCCGAATCCGGGACCGTCGGCACCTTCGTCGGCCGGGCGCCGGGTGGGGAGGGTGATGCGTCGCCGGCGTTCTACCGGGAGGCCGACGCCGTCGGCTACTGGGACGACGACGGCCCCGGCGGTCGGCACGCCGCCGGGAGCGAGGGTGAGGACACCGAGCGGCGTGCGGCTGACGGCGACGAACCCGACGACGGCGACCGGGAGGCGTAGGCTTTAGTCGGCCACCCCCGACGGGCCGGCCATGGAACACGTGCGCATCGAGGACGTGGACTCGTGGATGAGCCCGGCGAGCGCGAAGCGGCCGCTCTCGAAGGCGCTCGGCACCGAGGACGTCACCATCAACCACTACGAACTCGCGCCTGGCGAGAGCTTCGCCTTCGGCTACCACCAGCACGAGGGGCAGGAGGAGGTCTTCTACGTGCTGGAGGGCACCGCAACGTTCGAGATCGAGGAGGGCGAGGTCCGTGTGGCACAGGGCGAGGCCGTCCGCTTCGCGCCGGGCGAGTGGCAGCAGGGGACCAACGAGACCGACGAGCGCGTCGTGGCACTCGCCATCGGTGCGCCCGCCGAGATGGGCGAGACGACCATCCTCCGCGAGTGCGGGGACTGCGGCGAGCGGACCGAGCAGGCCGTCCAGCCGACCGACGAGAAGGACGCCCTGGTGACCGTCTGCCAGGACTGCGGCGCCGAGACCGGTCGGTTCGACTGATCCGAGGCCCTCGTAGCCGGACGACGGTTCGTCGCCCCGTCGCCGGAAGCCACTCGACGCTCGCGCCCCTACGGCCGCACATGGACACGCGTGACGCGGGCGAGCGCGAGCCGGCGTGGCTCGTCTACGACGACGACTGCGGCTTCTGCTCGTGGTGGGCCGCGATCGCCGCCGAGTACACCGACCTCGGCATCGTCGGGTTCGGGGCGCTCACCGACGAGGAGCGGGCCCGCCTCCCCGACGACTACGAGGACTGCGCCCATCTCCTGACCGAGGACGAGGTCCGTTCGTGTGGCGCGGCCATCGAGGCCGTCCTCGACCGGCTGGGCGTCCTCCCCCGGGAACTGCGGCTCTTCCTGAACCAGACCGCCGACTACGGGCCGCTGCGTGAGCGACTGTATCGCGCGGCGGCCGACCGCCGGGCCTGGTGGGGACGGTTCGTCTCCGAGGAGCCACCCGAACGCCGCGAGCCGCGGTGACAGCGGCGCCGCACCGGCCACCGGCAGCCGCGCGTGCCTCGCCGGGGTCGGCGAAGACGTATGGCGCTGGCGCCACCCACTCCGATCGATGGCAGACACGGCTCTGGTCGCGGGGGTCGGCCCGCGCATCGGCGAAGCGGTCGTCCGGCGGTTCCACGCCGCCGGCTACGATGTCGGCATGTTCGCGCGGTCGGGCGAGTTCATCGAGGCGCTGGCCGCCGACCTCGGTGAGAGGGTCACGGCCGTCGAGACGGATGTCACCGACGAGAGCGCCGTCGCCGCCGGGGTCGAGACGGTCCGCGAGGCGCACGGCCCGATCGAGGCGCTGGTACTGAACGCGAGCGGGGGCGCCGGGCGCCCGTTCGAGGACGCGAGCGTCGACCGGCTCCGGTCGCTGTTCGACATCCGGGTAGCGGGGTCGCTCGCGTGTGTGCAGGCGGCCGCGGACGACCTCCGCGAGATCGGGGGGACGGTCCTGTTCAGCGGGACGACGTTCGCCGAGGCGGCGAGCCCGGACCAGGTCGAGTGGGGCGCGGTCGCGCCCGGGACCCGCGGCCTCGCGAGGACGCTCGCGCAGTCGCTCGAGTCGGTGCAGGTCACGTACGTCAGCATCGGGACGGCGGTCCGACCGGACGCCGACGGGGAGCGTGCGCTCGCCGCCGAGACGGTCGCCGAGCGGTACCTCGACCTCGTCGAGCGCGAGGACGCGGTGACGCGTGAACTGGACCTGTACCGGCGGGGGTAGTAGGACGAAGCGGAGACGGCGGCGACCGCGAGCCGCGGCCGGGACGCCGCGGCCGAGCTGGGGCCGCTACTCGAAGGCGGGGATGCCGGTGAGGTCGTGGCCGAGGATGAGCGAGTGGATGTCGTGGGTGCCCTCGTAGGTGTAGACGGTCTCCAGATTGGCCATGTGGCGCATCGGGGAGTAGTCGGCCGTGATGCCGTTTCCACCCAGCATCTCGCGGGCGATGCGCGACTGGTCGCGCGCCATCCGGACGTTGTTGCGCTTGGCCATCGACACCTGCTCGGGCCGCAGGTCACCGCGCTCCTTCAGCTCCGTGAGCCGGTAGGCGAGCAGCTGTGCGGTGGTGATCTGGGTGGCCATCTCGGCGAGTTTCTCCTGCTGGAGCTGGAAACTGCCGATGGGCTTGCCGAACTGCTCGCGGTCGGTCGCGTACTGGCGGGCCGTCTCGAAGCAATCGCGCGCCGCGCCGATGGCGCCCCAGGCGATACCGTAGCGGGCCTGTGTCAGGCAGGACAGCGGGCCCTTCATCCCCTCGACACCGGGCAGCACGTTCGCCTCGGGCACGTAGACGTTCGAGAGCTCGATCTGCCCGGTGATGGAGGCCCGGAGCGAGAGTTTCTCGTCGATCTTCGGTGTCTCGACGCCGTCGCGGTCCGTCTCCACGAGGAAGCCCCGAACCGGATTATCGGGCGCGGAGCGGTCCTTCGCCCAGACGACCGCCACGTCCGCGAGCGGCGAGTTCGTGATCCAGGTCTTGGTGCCGTTGAGGATGTACCCGTCGTCCTCGGCCTCGGCGTGGGTCTCCATCCGCGACGGGTTCGAGCCGTGGTTGGGCTCGGTGAGGCCGAAACAGCCGATCTTCTCGCCCGTCCCCATCTCCTCGAGCCACTCGTCCTTCTGTGCCTCGCTGCCGTACGTGTAGATGGGATACATCACCAGCGAGCCCTGGACGGAGGCCATCGAGCGCAGCCCCGAGTCACCCGCTTCGAGCTCCTGCATCAGGATGCCGTAGGCGGTCTCCGAGAGGTCCGGCAGGCCGTAGCCCGAGAGGTTCGGCGCGTAGAAGCCCAGTTCACCCATCTCCTCGATGAGGTCCATCGGGAACGTCCCCTCGATCCAGTGGTCCGCCACCACCGGCTTGACCTCGTCCTCGACGAACTCACGCGCCGTATCCCGCACCATCCGCTCCTCCTCCGTCAGATCCGACTCCAGGTCCACGTAATCGAGCATACCCGCACCAAGGGAAGCGCGCGGAAAAACGTGCGGGTCCGGCCGTCCATCCACGGCTCAGTTATGCGCTCGACCCGAAGCGAGGGGGCTTTGAGGCCGGCAGCCCGCCGGGGAGACGTGTCGCAGACGCGGCTCGCGCTCCGGACGGGTGTCGTCTCGGCGGCCCTGCTGGTCGTCGCCGGCGGGGCGGCCTGGCTGACGGGCCTGCCGGCGCTGTTCCCGAGCCTCGGCCCGACGGCGTACGTGCTGGCCGACCGGCCCGATGCCCCGGAGACCCACCCACGAAGGGTGATCGGCGGGCACGCCATCGGCGTCGCTGCCGGGCTAGCGTGCTACGCGCTCGTGGCCGGCGACGGGAGCGTCGCCACCGTCCCGCCGCCGGAGTCGCTCGCTGGGCTCCGGCTCGCCGCTGCGGGCGTCTGCAGCGTCGGGCTGACGACGGGCGCGATGCTCGCAACGGACCTCCAGCACGCCCCCGCCTGCGCGACGACGCTCATCGTCTCGCTGGGGCTGTTGTCCACGGCGGCCGAGGGACTGCTCGTCGTCGCCGCAGTCTCCGGCGTGGTGGCGGTCCACCGGGTCGCACGCGCCGCGATGGTGACGGCGAGGCGGAACCAGCCGTAATCCAACGACACTCCAAATTATTCGGTTGTATGGATTTTAAAAGTATAGGTGTCGGAATACTCTAGAAACTCTCGGTCTCCGCGCGTTCGCCCTCGTTCCGTCGGTCGTACTGCCGGGCGATGGCTTCGATCCACGCCAGTTTCAGCCCGGAGGCGAGGACCGTCGCCACGACCAGTTCCCGCGGTCGGCGGCGGAGTGCGGCCACGAGCGCGACGACGTTCGCGGCTGCCCCCGCGAGGTTGATGGCGTTCGGCCAGCCCAGCCCCAGCGTCCCGCGTCCCTGGTCGAGCCACCACCGCTCGGCGCGCACGACGCGGGTCATCCAGCTCTCGGTGTCCGGGTCCGGTGGCGAGAAGAGGAACGGGTTGACGACGACCCAGCCGAGGACGAGCGCGAGCAGCCGCTTGCTCCGCAGGTAGACCGCGAGCATCAGCGCCGGCCCGGCCGGGACCCGGCTCCAGCCGCTCCAGGGGTTCTCGTGGCGGGCCCACATCGTCGCTTCGAGGCGTTCGCGGAGGCTGTCGGAGGTGTTCTCGACCGTATCGGGGACCATGGTCGAATAGAGGTTGGGTGGTGAGGTGAGTGTTTCCCGGGAGTTCGTAGGTTGCGACGGCAAAGAGGCCGGACAGGAAGCCCCCGGTCGCTCGACGTTCCGGGACTCGCTGTCGTTCGAGAGAGCGAAGCTCTCTCGTGATGACGAGAGACGCCGTAGGCGTCTCTCGAACCACGCTCCTCGCCTCGCTCCCTCTGGTCGCTCGGCTGCGGTGCTTGCGTCGCCCGGGAACGGTCGAGCGACCGGCCCCTTCCATTCCCACCCGAGACTGTTCGGTCCACGGAGCGCACGCAGCGAGCTATCGTGGTGTGGACGCGACCGTGGAACACCGAACCGGGCGGGACTGAAAGGGGCCGGACGCTCGGCGTCGCCCCGACGAGGTAAGCACCGCAACGGCGGGAACGGAGTGACCGGAGTGAGGAGCGTGGTTCGAGAGAGCGAAGCTCTCTCGTCATCCCGAAAATCTCCGATCTTCCGAGACAGCGAGTCCCGGCGGCCCGAGCGTCCGGGGGCTTTCAACAGCCGCTTCTCTGGTTGTTGTTCAGCTCACCGAGGAACCTCGTGCGCTCTCGCCTACTTCCCACCGTCACGCGCGGCCACGAAGACCTCGTCGTGGAGGCGCTCGCCGACCAGGTCCATCAGCCGCCGGAGGTTGACCGTGTCCTCGCGGTTGTACGAGACGAGCGTCTCCAGGCTGGACTCGTCGCCGCCTTGGTACTCGCGCCAGAGCCGCACCGCGTCCCGGCCGGAGATGTCGGGCCGGTCGCGGTCGATGCCGACGTCCTGCTCGATGCGCTTCAGCCCGCCGTCGAGGCCGAGGCGCTTGCAGGGGTACATCAGGTCGAGGTGGGGGGCCTCGGTCGACCAGCCCAGCGAGGTCTCGAGGAACGGCTGGTCGAACCGGATACCGTTGAACGTCACCAGCAGCGGGGCGTCGAGGGCGTCGTCGAGGCGTTCGCGGGTCAGTGGCTCGTGGTCCGGCTGGGTTCCGCCGCCGTTCACGAGGGTCCGGGTCTCGCCGTCGCGGTGGACGCTCACGGTGGTCACGCTGTCGCGGTGCTCGTCCAGCCCGGTCGTCTCGATGTCGAAGAAGGCGGCCTCGTCGCGGAAGTCCTCGTAGAGCCGCCAGCGCTCGCTGGAGGGGAGTCGCTGGTCGAAGAACGCGGCATCGCGGTCGTCCAGTCGCTCGGGGGCCTCGTCGACGAACGACTCGATGCGGTCGGCCGTCGTCGCGCCGACGCCGCGGCAGTCCCGGGCCACGGCCGGGTCGTAGTCGGCCCAGCGCGTCACGCCGCGTTGCCACAGCCGCTGCTCCGTCGCCTCGCCGACCCCGCGGACCCCGATGAACGAGTTCTCCAGTCGCACGGGAGAGAGTAGCCACCCCCGCCGTCATAAACGCTCCGTGCGCTCCCCGTGCCGCTCAGGGTCGGACCACGTCGCCCGCCGGCGCGTACTCCATCTCGGTGGCCACCTGCCGGGCCACCTCGGAGCCGAACTCGCGGTCGACGAGGTGGAAGGCCAGATCGAGACCGGAGGTGACGCCACCCGCCGTCACGACATCGCCGTCGTCGACGACCCGGGCGTCGACCACGCTGGCGTACTCGCCGAGGTCCGTGAGCGCGCTCGCGTGCGTGACCGCGGGCCGGCCCGCGAGGATACCGGCGCGCGCGGCGAGCATCCCGCCGGTGCAGACGCTCGCGACGATGGCGCCGGCCTCGTGTGCGTCGGCGATGGCCTCGGGGATGGCCCCGCGCTCGGCTTCGGCCCAGGCGCCCGGGCGGTCGCGGTCGTTCCAGCCGCCGCCCGGTACGAGGAGCAGGTCCCCATCCCCGAGCCGGGGTAGTGGCCCATCCGGTTCGACGCGCATCCCGTGGCTCGCCTCGACGCGGTCGGTCCCGTCGAGCGTGTAGAGCCCGACCTCGCAGTCGGCCCCGGCGCGGGCGGCGTTCGCGAACACCTCGAACGGCCCGACGGCGTCCATCTCGTCGAACCCGTCGTACAGCAGTACAGCGACGTGCATGCCCTCGTTGACGATACCAGCGGGCTTGAGCGTACCCCCACCTCGACCCGAAACGGCCCTCCCGTGTGCCCCACGTCACACGACGGAGGGAAGCTTGAAGTGGCCGCCCGACCGTGGTGAAAGTGAAATTATGGGCGGCGAGGACATGCTCGGCTGGGACGAGTCCGTCTTCCGCGACGAGCACGTCTTCGAGTTCGACTACCTCCCGGAGACGTTCAAGCACCGGGACAGCCAGATGGAGACGCTGAAGTACGCGCTCCGTCCCGCCGTGCGTGGCTCGCGCCCGCTGAACGTGATGATGCGCGGGCCGCCGGGCACCGGGAAGACCACCGCGGTCTGGAAGCTGTTCGACGAGTTGCAGGGGATGCCCGACGTGCGCGCGGTCCGGGTGAACTGCCAGGTGAACTCGACGCGCTACTCCGTCTTCTCGCAGCTGTTCGAGGGGATGTTCGACTACGAGCCGCCGACCTCGGGCATCTCGTTCAAGAAACTCTTCTCGCAGATCACCGACCGCCTCGTCGAGGACGACGAGGTGCTGGTCGTGGCGCTGGACGACGTGAACTACCTGTTCTACGAGTCCGAGGCCTCCGAAACGTTGTACTCGCTCATCCGCGCTCACGAGGAGCACTCCGGCGCGAAGATCGGCGTCGTCGTCGTCTCCTCGGACCTGGACCTCGACGTCATCGACGAACTGGACTCGCGGGTCCAGTCCGTCTTCCGCCCGGAGGAGGTCTACTTCCCGACCTACGACGAGGCCGAGATCGTCGACATCCTCCGCGAGCGCGTCGAGCGTGGCTTCCGCGAGGGCGTGGTCGGCCCGCAGGTGCTCGACCGCGTAGCCGAACTCACGGCCGACGCCGGCGGCGACCTGCGGGTCGGCATCGACCTCCTCCGGCGCTCGGGGATGACCGCCGAGATGCGCGGGTCGACGGCCGTCGAGCGGGAGGACGTGGAGACGGCCTACGAGAAGGCCAAGCACGTCCACCTCTCGCGGCACCTCCGCGGGCTCTCCGAGTCGGAGGCCGACCTCCTCCGGGTGCTCGCGGACCACCAGGGCAAGCAGGCCGGCGATCTGTACGACGCCTTCGAGGCCGAGACGGGGCTGGGCTACACGCGCTACTCGGAGATCCTGAAGAAGCTCGAGCAGCTGGGCCTCGTCGAGGCCGAGTACGCCGACGTGGAGGGACGCGGGCGCTCGCGGGAGTTCTCGCTCGCCTACGACGCCGACGCGGTGCTGGAGCGGCTGGACTGACCTCGAGTCAGGGGCCGGAATCCGCCGTGTTCTGCTGTCTCGCGATTGCACTGTCCGGGCTCGTCTGCCGGACCTCCTGGAAGAGCGCCCCCGCGCCGACGGCGTTCACCACCAGCTGTGCGACGCCCCCGCCGACCGGGACGATCGCGAGGCCGGCGGCGACGGCGGCGCCGATGACGAGACACTGCGTCGTCGTGGTGCCGCCGAGGAAGCGACCGACG from Haloglomus litoreum includes the following:
- a CDS encoding cupin domain-containing protein; the encoded protein is MEHVRIEDVDSWMSPASAKRPLSKALGTEDVTINHYELAPGESFAFGYHQHEGQEEVFYVLEGTATFEIEEGEVRVAQGEAVRFAPGEWQQGTNETDERVVALAIGAPAEMGETTILRECGDCGERTEQAVQPTDEKDALVTVCQDCGAETGRFD
- a CDS encoding SDR family oxidoreductase gives rise to the protein MADTALVAGVGPRIGEAVVRRFHAAGYDVGMFARSGEFIEALAADLGERVTAVETDVTDESAVAAGVETVREAHGPIEALVLNASGGAGRPFEDASVDRLRSLFDIRVAGSLACVQAAADDLREIGGTVLFSGTTFAEAASPDQVEWGAVAPGTRGLARTLAQSLESVQVTYVSIGTAVRPDADGERALAAETVAERYLDLVEREDAVTRELDLYRRG
- a CDS encoding ribonuclease H-like domain-containing protein, with protein sequence MRLENSFIGVRGVGEATEQRLWQRGVTRWADYDPAVARDCRGVGATTADRIESFVDEAPERLDDRDAAFFDQRLPSSERWRLYEDFRDEAAFFDIETTGLDEHRDSVTTVSVHRDGETRTLVNGGGTQPDHEPLTRERLDDALDAPLLVTFNGIRFDQPFLETSLGWSTEAPHLDLMYPCKRLGLDGGLKRIEQDVGIDRDRPDISGRDAVRLWREYQGGDESSLETLVSYNREDTVNLRRLMDLVGERLHDEVFVAARDGGK
- a CDS encoding ORC1-type DNA replication protein, with amino-acid sequence MGGEDMLGWDESVFRDEHVFEFDYLPETFKHRDSQMETLKYALRPAVRGSRPLNVMMRGPPGTGKTTAVWKLFDELQGMPDVRAVRVNCQVNSTRYSVFSQLFEGMFDYEPPTSGISFKKLFSQITDRLVEDDEVLVVALDDVNYLFYESEASETLYSLIRAHEEHSGAKIGVVVVSSDLDLDVIDELDSRVQSVFRPEEVYFPTYDEAEIVDILRERVERGFREGVVGPQVLDRVAELTADAGGDLRVGIDLLRRSGMTAEMRGSTAVEREDVETAYEKAKHVHLSRHLRGLSESEADLLRVLADHQGKQAGDLYDAFEAETGLGYTRYSEILKKLEQLGLVEAEYADVEGRGRSREFSLAYDADAVLERLD
- a CDS encoding acyl-CoA dehydrogenase family protein, encoding MLDYVDLESDLTEEERMVRDTAREFVEDEVKPVVADHWIEGTFPMDLIEEMGELGFYAPNLSGYGLPDLSETAYGILMQELEAGDSGLRSMASVQGSLVMYPIYTYGSEAQKDEWLEEMGTGEKIGCFGLTEPNHGSNPSRMETHAEAEDDGYILNGTKTWITNSPLADVAVVWAKDRSAPDNPVRGFLVETDRDGVETPKIDEKLSLRASITGQIELSNVYVPEANVLPGVEGMKGPLSCLTQARYGIAWGAIGAARDCFETARQYATDREQFGKPIGSFQLQQEKLAEMATQITTAQLLAYRLTELKERGDLRPEQVSMAKRNNVRMARDQSRIAREMLGGNGITADYSPMRHMANLETVYTYEGTHDIHSLILGHDLTGIPAFE
- a CDS encoding DUF6653 family protein translates to MVPDTVENTSDSLRERLEATMWARHENPWSGWSRVPAGPALMLAVYLRSKRLLALVLGWVVVNPFLFSPPDPDTESWMTRVVRAERWWLDQGRGTLGLGWPNAINLAGAAANVVALVAALRRRPRELVVATVLASGLKLAWIEAIARQYDRRNEGERAETESF
- a CDS encoding DJ-1/PfpI family protein — its product is MHVAVLLYDGFDEMDAVGPFEVFANAARAGADCEVGLYTLDGTDRVEASHGMRVEPDGPLPRLGDGDLLLVPGGGWNDRDRPGAWAEAERGAIPEAIADAHEAGAIVASVCTGGMLAARAGILAGRPAVTHASALTDLGEYASVVDARVVDDGDVVTAGGVTSGLDLAFHLVDREFGSEVARQVATEMEYAPAGDVVRP
- a CDS encoding HPP family protein; the protein is MSQTRLALRTGVVSAALLVVAGGAAWLTGLPALFPSLGPTAYVLADRPDAPETHPRRVIGGHAIGVAAGLACYALVAGDGSVATVPPPESLAGLRLAAAGVCSVGLTTGAMLATDLQHAPACATTLIVSLGLLSTAAEGLLVVAAVSGVVAVHRVARAAMVTARRNQP
- a CDS encoding DCC1-like thiol-disulfide oxidoreductase family protein, yielding MDTRDAGEREPAWLVYDDDCGFCSWWAAIAAEYTDLGIVGFGALTDEERARLPDDYEDCAHLLTEDEVRSCGAAIEAVLDRLGVLPRELRLFLNQTADYGPLRERLYRAAADRRAWWGRFVSEEPPERREPR